The Ochotona princeps isolate mOchPri1 chromosome 22, mOchPri1.hap1, whole genome shotgun sequence nucleotide sequence GAACCTGGGTTTCTGGGGACGCTAAACACTTACTGAGCGCTGACTGCACACCAGGCGTCTCACACCCTGACTCCAGGCCAGCACGTAAACCTTCCTGTGTCCACAGGCCAGTGCGAAGCCGCAGCCGCCAGCAGCAGCCATGGTGAGCGAGTGCCCCGGCCGCGGCGCCGGGGTGCCCTGGCGGCGAAGCGACGAGGCGCTGCGCGTGAACGTGGGCGGCGTGCGGCGGTGCCTGAGCGCACGCGCCTTAGCGCGCTTCCCGGGCACGCGGCTGGGTCGCCTGCAGGCTGCGGCGTCCGAGGAGCAGGCGCGGCGCCTTTGCGACGACTACGACGCGACCGCGCGCGAGTTCTACTTCGACCGACACCCGGGCTTCTTCCTGGGCCTGCTGCACTTCTACCGCACTGGCCGGCTGCACGTGCTGGACGAGCTGTGCGTCTTCGCCTTCGGCCAGGAGGCCGACTACTGGGGCCTGGGCGAGAGCGCGCTGGCGGCGTGCTGTCGCGGCCGGTACCTGGAGCGGCGCGTGGCGCGGCCGCGAGCCTGGGACGAAGACAGCGACACACCAAGCAGTGTGGACCCGTGCCCGGATGAGATCTCCGACGTGCAGCGTGAGCTGGCGCGTTATGGCGCAGCGCGCTGCGGCCGCCTGCGCCGCCGCCTCTGGCTCACCATGGAGAACCCGGGCTACTCCTTGCCCAGCAAGCTCTTCAGCTGCGTCTCCATAGGCGTGGTGCTCGCCTCCATTGCCGCCATGTGCATCCACAGCCTGCCCGAGTACCAGGCCCGCGAGGCTGCAGCAGCCGTGGCCGCGGTGGCCGCGGGCCGCAGCGCCGAGGAGGCGCGTGACGACGATCCGGTGCTGCGGCGCCTGGAGTACTTCTGCATCGCCTGGTTCAGCTTTGAGGTGTCATCGCGCCTTCTGCTGGCGCCCAGCACGCGCAACTTCTTCTGCCACCCGCTTAACCTCATCGACATCGTGTCGGTGCTGCCTTTCTATCTCACGCTGCTGGCCGGCGTGGCGCTGGGCGACCGGCGCGGCGCAGGCGGCGAGGAGCTCGGCGACCTGGGCAAAGTAGTGCAGGTGTTTCGCCTCATGCGCATTTTCCGCGTGCTCAAGTTGGCGCGCCACTCCACCGGACTGCGCTCGCTGGGCGCCACGCTCAAGGTAAGGCCTGTGAGGCCCTGGTGGGCGGGGGGAAGGGCTGTGTAGCCAAGCGGAGAGCTTAGTTCTTGGCCAGCTGAATCTGCTGTGCGCCCCAGCCAGGTGCTGTGCTGGGTGCCAGGTGTCCGTTTTTCTCATCCAGTCAGACCTTCCTTCCCAGTAGCCCTGTAAAGGAAGACTCGCTGTGACCCACCCAGTTTTTCAAGGAAACTGAACAAACAGAAAACTAGACAAGGATGCAAAGGCCCCGCCAACTGATTTCACAGTCAGGGGGTATCCGAGGCTGGTCAGGGGAAGGAAGCAAAGTGGGCAGCTTGTCCCATAGCCTGGAGACTAAGCAGGGTGTTTGCTAGGAGTGAGAGGCAGGTAAGGAGGTGAGAGGAGTAGGGTATGAAATACCATGCACTTTTGGCCCCCAACACTGGACTTTATCCCGAGGGCTTgggagagtgtgtgtgggggggggagggttgggtTGTGCCAACAGTATTATTGCTCACTACTTGGCAAATGGGGAAAGTGAGGTTCCAGGATGTGGGAGGGAGGGGTGACAGGACCACACCCCGGCAGCCAAGCTGAGGCTGGTTGCAGCATATCTTGGTCCTCCTAAAACTCCATGCAGCCCCACCAAAGATCCCGGATCAGTACATGACCTCCTGGCTGGGGAGTCAGGAAAGGGGTACTAGAGGTGACACTAGGTAGTCACAGGTAGCCAGACTCTTCACCCACACTCCCTGCACACCCTATCTCAGCATCTCCCCAGGGAAGACCCCCTTGGCCCCAGCATTCTGCTTTGCCTAGGTTTGAGGGCCTAGGTTTGAtgctgaggagggagggagaggaatatCTACTGGGACTGCCAGGGACCAGGGCACAGGGGCTAGGTACTGAGGGCAAGGGCCTTGCCTCTCTGAGGGAGGCCTCTGACCAGGAGCAGCGTCTACATCACTTGGAAGCTCAGCTAAAAAGGCAGACCCTGTGACTCAGCCCCAGAGCTGCCCTGTTGGATCCGCCTGCTGTGTTCCTTCTGCACTTTCTACTTTAGGAGGCCCTGCTGCAAACGAGGGCGTTCTCAGCCTCATGCCACTGACACTGAGGAGCAGGTCATTCTTTGTGATGGAGACCATCCTGTGCCCTGTGCGATGTGGAGCTTAAGCCCTGGTGTCTACCCACCAGGTGCCTGTAGTACACTTGTCCCaggtaggacagctggtgtctgcaGACCTTGCCAGATGTCCACCGAGGGGGCCGAATGGCCTTGGTGGAGGAGAACCACTACCCTGGGGCTTGGCTTCAGAgcaaacacacactcacataggCAGGTGCATTCTTTGTCTGACAGCCCCTTGGCTTCCTTGAGTAGCAGAAAATATTGTGTATGAGTCACACATGTGATGGCCCGGCAAAGGTCTGGGACACCAGCGGTGACACTAGTTGGTATAGTACAACTACGTTGACAGCTCTCTTGGCTCTACAGCAGAGTATAACATCGCAAGCTTTTCCTTCACTGGCTTGTACCACCAGTGGCCCTCAAGTTAGAAGAATCCACTGTGCCCTAGCAGGAACTTCGGAGAACAGAGAATAGGCCTGTGTGCATTCTTGCTGCCCACAATAGTACGGGATATCATAgttgtgagatctgggtcttggcACCAACTCAGCCTTGCTCTGCGGGTGTCAGTTTCCCCACGTGCCTGGTAGCGGGTCTGTAAGCCCAGGCAGCTCTGACTTGGGTTTCTTCATTCTCTTCCAGCACAGCTACCGTGAGGTGGGCATCTTACTGTTGTACCTGGCCGTGGGCGTATCTGTGTTCTCCGGTGTGGCGTACACAGCCGAGAAGGAGGAGGATGTGGGCTTTGACACCATTCCAGCCTGCTGGTGGTGGGGCACTGTAAGCATGACCACGGTGGGCTACGGGGATGTGGTGCCAGTGACAGTGGTTGGCAAGCTGGCGGCCTCAGGCTGCATCCTGGGTGGCATCCTGGTGGTGGCACTCCCGATCACCATCATCTTCAACAAATTCTCCCACTTCTACCGGCGCCAGAAGGCCCTGGAGGCAGCTGTGCGCAACAGCGACCACCGGCACTTCGAGGACTTGCTGAGCAGTGTGGACGGAGTGTCGGAGGCGTCCCTGGAAACATCCCGAGAGGCTTCGCGGGAGGGACAGTTTGCAGACCTGGAGACCCAGCCTCCGGGCGAGCCTCCCGACTCCGGGCGATACTAAAAACCCCCTTCCTCCATACTCAAAGTTAGCTGGAACAGAgcagagccccctccccaacttcaGGCCCTCATGGTGGTGAGTCAGGGCCCCTTGTGCTGGCCCCCTCCTCCAGCCACCCAGAGCAAGGGAGCACCACCTGGATCCTGTGAACCCCAAGCCACCCACAGCATGGCCACAGCTGGAGGGAGAAAGTCAGAAGGAAGCCAAGGCCCCCAAGCCCCTCCTGTTAGCTACATCCCTGTTGACTTGGGTTGGAGGATGAGTGCCACCCCTTTTCACAGCTGAGGCTCAGAGTGGAGCCACATTCCCCTACACGTCATACAACGGGGACCAATGTCCTGTCTACTCCTCCGCTTCTGCCCTCCTAAAATTGACACATGGTTTGTGGATGCCCAAGGTCAATCCATGAGGTGAACGCCCTCTGTTGGAATGGCACAAAGGACCAGGCAGGGCATTCGAATGTCAGAACTCTGACCTCAGCTGAGGCTCTTTCCTCAGAGCTGGCAACTGGAAGCAGCTTCCAGGTCCCTGCCCCTGCTCCAGGTCCTAGCTGGTCAGACAGTGACCCAGAGCGAAAAAGGAGCGGAGATGGCACTGACTTCAAGCCAAGCCGATTCTGAATGTTGGTGGCAGGGGGTACCATGCATAGCTCCTGCCCCCCAGGACCCCAGTCTGACTTTGGCACTTCCCTCTGCTCACACACAGACCTCCAACTCTACCTTTAGTAATAATGGTTTAGGGAAATGCTTGATTCTTCAGGCCCTACagggcagctccagccatgcTTGCTGGGGACGAAGCTCTCCTGCTCCCCCTGCCtgaatcttctgcctgctgagaGAGCTGGGGAGTGACCCCCTCTGCCCGTTTCGCATGCTGTGGCTGGAgcacccatcttctgctgctcgtACTTCTGAGTCCCATCGCATGAGCCTCAAGGTGGATGGCCTGGTTTGGCTTAGCCCCAAGCTTGGTGTAAAGTAGGTATTCCATAATATGTTCAGTAGAGTAATGACCTAATTTGTCTAGCCTActgggaaagagaaacagaccaaGAGAGACCTTGCTCTTGAGAGTGTAGGAGCTAGACTACAAAGGAGGCCCAGTCACCTGCCTCCTCCATCTCCGCTTGATTTGTCAACTTTCTGCTGTTATATTCCTTGTAGACTCTTCACGCATTCCATCACTAGCCATTGTGGTTTCCCGTGTGGCTCGCAGACATCTTCTGTTTAGCTGAACTGTACTTCTAGTAGATTTTTAACATCTGAGTGACTGTGTGAGGTTTGTACCTCCTAGGTCTCTCACCCCGTCCCCACCCACTCGTGGGTTGCACACGGCCACTTCCTACATTGACTTCACACGTCTGATATCTCATTTGTTGCCTGCTTGCCAGGTGTAAGAGAAGCAGTGATGTCCAACCTAGACAGCCCTCTACACCTGAAGCATGCGGACCAGTAGTGGGCATAGACATGAATGCAGTGATCCACAGGAGTGTATCAGAGTGAGCCTGGGGACGTGCAGGCTCACAAGCATGTGTAGCATGCCAGGGCCCATTTCCTCGGAAGGTTTCCTGAACACATGACCATCTCATTGCCACCATGTAGACAAAGGGGTTCCACAAAGAGGCACATGTAAAGCTCGCATGTCACACACTGGGCCTAGCATGCAGTGGTTCCCCAACATGCATGGACCCCAACTATCCAAACAGGACCAGCAGCTGGGGCTAAGCCCAAAAAGCCTCTGACAGGAATTCATCACATCACACAGATACAGCCCTCCTCAAACCCCAGTTGTGCCAAGGTTGGGATACAGAGATCAGAAGGGCTGCATATCCCCCCTCAGGCTCTGGTCACACATGCCCCCCAAGAAGGCAAATGGCTTCCAGATGTTCTGACCCCATCAACCGACAGGATCGTTTGTCCTGACTCCATTGTGAGCCATGAGTTGTCCTGACCAAAAAAGCAAGCAGCAACCCACCTTCACCCCCTTGTATCAGTGAAAAACAATATGCAAATAAAGAGCCAGGCCCAGACACTGTTCCTGCTTGAGTGGAGCTGACTTCCTGCCTACTGTCTGGGTGACTAGAGAGGGTGAGTGATGTGTGGATGACTTGGACCTTTGCTCTCTGATGCCAGTCTGGGCACATAGCACAGCCCTTGTCTCTGGTTGAACCAGCTGGAATACATTCCAAGTATGAACAGTTGGAACTCACTTGGTCATTGGAGTAAAGAATTAAAGTCATGAACAACTGAACAATTAGGATTTGTTGGTGGCAAGCAGTAAATACTGACTTCCTTCAGCAAAAACAATGTGTTGGCAGGTGTTCTAGTTTCCAGGGCTGCCATAACACCTTACCATGAATTCAGTGGCTTAAAACAGCCAAGTGTGCTCTACAGTTCTGGTGGCCATTCATCCAGAAGCAAGGTGTCCACTGAGCTGTGTTACCACAGTAAAGAGAAGTATTAACAGGCAAAAATAGCGTTACCTGTGTTCTAGCATGCCATAGCCTTATATGCTCTTCACATATACCcagtatttttaaagctttattttacttgaaaggcagagttagagaaagagatgagatcgaaagagagggagagaaaatcttccatcttctggttcactccccaggtggcttcagtgtccagggctgtgctggtctgaagccaggagccaggagtttcatccgcatcccccatgtgagtgcagttcaaattctggctgttgcacttctggtctagctccctgctaatgcatctgagggAATAGAAGAAGATGgtcaaagcacttgggcccctgccgcccatgttggagacccagatggagtttcaagtttccagctcctggcttcagtctggcctagtccctgctgtggcagccatttggggagttaaccagcaggtggaagatctctgtttctccttctcttggtctttcaaatcaatgaatcgATTTTTAAAGATCCACTGGCATTTTCCAAGACTCATTTAATCCAAAATTGTACCAGCCAAACATGAAATTCATGCTGTTTGTATAAATCATTACCCCGTGAGGTCTTTGGTAGGTGTACCAACCTCTGAAGCCTCCTCAAAGACATGGTTGGTGTTTCTATTTGGAAATTTTCTCAGATCCTGCTTGCCTTCCATATCATAGAGAGGCAGTGAAGGGACTTTCTCCAATCCGCATTCAGACTCTGCAGACCTATGACAGAAGGCTTTgggcaaagtgtttttttttttttttaaaagtactgattttttaaaaaagatttatttatttttattggaaaggcagagaaggagatagaaagatcctccatccactggttcactccccaagtggccacaatagccagagctgagccaatctgaagccaggagccaggagctccttccaggtctcccacgcagactcagggtcccagtgctttgagtcatcctctactgccttcccaagccacaagcagggagctggatgggaagcagagcagccgggacatgaacctcacgcccaaatgggatccatgCACACCCAtagcaaggactccagccactaggctactgcactgggacccaaaacacctatttttctttcttttttttttttttcccacatggcAAGTGAGCGTAAAGTACtgttcttaaaaaagaaaaaaaacaaaaacttgttcAACATCTTAAGATTTGGATGGAAGGTCTGGGTGTTTTCCTTTCTCTAGAGTCCAACTGGCTTGGTAAATGGCCACTTGTCTTTCAGGAGAAGACAAGACAAATGTTCCTATTACACTTGCGACATCAACAAGCAGAGTCCTTTCTCAAGGGCAAGAAGCCCATCCTGCAGTCAGAGGACTTTCAATCAATAAAccagtccaggcctgggtgttaggTGACCGTCTGGGAGGCTCAAATCAGGACTGTGTTGCCAGAGCCACAGAGTGGATTTGGtttgggttttgctttgttttgataaATTTGAAGTCCTGCAAAATAAGTCTTGAGCAGTTGCCTACGATTTAACCTTTCAGGACCTTACACCAAGAATTCTGACTTTACTCATTACCTGCTGAATATCAGGATAGccatttccactgaatttctggAGTGGTCTCTGCACCTCCGGGTTCTTCCTGACCTTTGAGAGCAGAGAGCTTGGTTTACTCTGCACCCCCTGCACCAGCAGCCCTAATCAGCTTTCCTCAAAGCAGGAGTCAGCAGGCTGGGTTCACTGGAGGCCAAAATATATCCAGCCCAGCATCCTGTTTCAGACATTTTCAAATCCCTTCCTATACTTACTTGCCAAGGGCTTTGAGGCATTTAAGCTCCATTTCATGTGGGCCAGCATTTGGTCCAAGTTTGCATTTAACCGATTCTTCAAATTGACAG carries:
- the KCNS1 gene encoding potassium voltage-gated channel subfamily S member 1; translated protein: MVSECPGRGAGVPWRRSDEALRVNVGGVRRCLSARALARFPGTRLGRLQAAASEEQARRLCDDYDATAREFYFDRHPGFFLGLLHFYRTGRLHVLDELCVFAFGQEADYWGLGESALAACCRGRYLERRVARPRAWDEDSDTPSSVDPCPDEISDVQRELARYGAARCGRLRRRLWLTMENPGYSLPSKLFSCVSIGVVLASIAAMCIHSLPEYQAREAAAAVAAVAAGRSAEEARDDDPVLRRLEYFCIAWFSFEVSSRLLLAPSTRNFFCHPLNLIDIVSVLPFYLTLLAGVALGDRRGAGGEELGDLGKVVQVFRLMRIFRVLKLARHSTGLRSLGATLKHSYREVGILLLYLAVGVSVFSGVAYTAEKEEDVGFDTIPACWWWGTVSMTTVGYGDVVPVTVVGKLAASGCILGGILVVALPITIIFNKFSHFYRRQKALEAAVRNSDHRHFEDLLSSVDGVSEASLETSREASREGQFADLETQPPGEPPDSGRY